The genomic DNA CGCCCGTGACCAGGATGTTGAGTCGGCCACGGACGCATGCGGAGAGGAGCTCGACCATCCCCGGGGTCATGGTTCCGAAGGTGACGAGGTCGTCGGCCGTGTAGGGATCCTTCGCGAACTTGCGGATGGTGAGGCTCGGTCCGTCGACCGACAGCGGTGGGATGATGGCGTTGACGCGTGATCCGTCGGGGAGCCGTGCGTCGACCATCGGCGAGGACTCGTCGATGCGGCGTCCGACCTGTGAGACGATGCGCTCGATGACGCGCCGTAGGTGGTCGTCGGATACGAACCGTGCGCCAGTTTCGTACAGCTTGCCGGCGCGTTCCACGAAGATGGAGTCCTCGCCGTTGACCATGACCTCCGTGACCGTGTCATCGTCGAGGAAGCGCTGGATCGGCCCGTAGCCGAGCAGGTCGTTGCTGACCTCCACCACGAGCCGCTGGCGCTCGGACGTGCTCAGCGGGGCTCGCTCGTGCTCCACCGCCGCGGTGAGCTCCGCGTGCACGAACTTCTGTAGTTGCTCCGCGGCGAGGGACGAGTCGTACAGGCGGGCGCCGAGTCGCGCGAACAGCGCGGTCTGTGCCCGTTCCTTGATGTGTGTCAGCGGATCCAGTTGGGGGCTGACCTCCTCCGCCGTGGTCTTCGGCAGCGCCGGTCCTGCCTTCGCCGGAGCCGGCGCCGGTGTTGGCGTCGACCCAGGGGCGGCCGACGCCGCCGGTGCGTCGCGGTTGACGGCCTTGAGCCGGTCGCTGAGCTTCACGTCCGATCCTTCCTGCGCCATGGGAAACCGCCGTGCTGGTCGCTCGACGGCTTCTCGGCGAACCGTCCGACTAGCTCACGGAGCTGGCGCGCGGCTGGGGACCGCGGTTCCGACGTGATCACGGGGGCCCCCTGGTTCACCGACACCGGAATGGCCCGGGTGCTCGACAGCGAGACGTGTACCGGCAACCCCACGGTCGCCTCGACGTCGCCCGCATCCAGGCCTACCCGGCTGTCGGCCCGGTTGAGGACGAAGTGGCGCGTCTGGTGGGACATGCCAAGCTGATCCAGCGCCAGGACCTCCTTGCGCAGCCCCCGGACGCTGGGGACGTCCATGCTGCAGACGAGGACCAGGTCGGTGGCGCACTCCACCGCCGACAGCGTGTGCTCGCCGAGCCCTGCCGGGGTATCCACGATGACGT from Actinomycetota bacterium includes the following:
- a CDS encoding CpaF family protein produces the protein MKLSDRLKAVNRDAPAASAAPGSTPTPAPAPAKAGPALPKTTAEEVSPQLDPLTHIKERAQTALFARLGARLYDSSLAAEQLQKFVHAELTAAVEHERAPLSTSERQRLVVEVSNDLLGYGPIQRFLDDDTVTEVMVNGEDSIFVERAGKLYETGARFVSDDHLRRVIERIVSQVGRRIDESSPMVDARLPDGSRVNAIIPPLSVDGPSLTIRKFAKDPYTADDLVTFGTMTPGMVELLSACVRGRLNILVTGGTGTGKTTMLNVLSSFIPNDERIVTIEDAVELQLHQDHLVRLESRPPNIEGKGQVAIRDLVRNSLRMRPDRIIVGEVRGGEALDMLQAMNTGHDGSLSTVHANTPRDAIARLETMVLMAGMELPVRAIREQVASALDLIVHISRLRDGSRRVTHVTEVHGMEGQVVTLQDVFLFDYSAGLDADGRFLGSQRPTGIRPRFVEHLTQLGIPVPAVVFGAPLSGTDDLSTRRLGP